One Candidatus Culexarchaeum yellowstonense genomic region harbors:
- a CDS encoding ribosome assembly factor SBDS: protein MSSKKDYVVARYISKGERFEILVNPNLAWAFKQGENIDLNEILVGEIIYKDANKGLKASEESLIKVFGTTDIYKIAPIILKNGALQLTTEQRKEMIENKKKQIINFISRCCVDPRTNLPHPPKRIELAMEEVGVQIDPFKDAEEQSLSVIKSLRSVLPLKIANVTLNVKVGAEYAGKAYGVISSFGVIKRSEWQSDGSLICEIEMPAGLQPSFIEKMNKLCKGNVEINVVR, encoded by the coding sequence ATGAGTTCAAAAAAGGATTATGTAGTGGCTAGATATATTTCCAAAGGTGAACGTTTCGAAATACTTGTGAATCCAAATTTGGCATGGGCTTTTAAACAGGGAGAAAATATCGATTTAAATGAGATTTTGGTTGGTGAGATAATATATAAAGATGCAAATAAGGGTTTGAAGGCTTCTGAAGAAAGTCTAATTAAAGTTTTTGGCACCACTGACATATACAAAATTGCTCCTATTATTTTAAAGAATGGTGCACTGCAGTTAACCACTGAACAGAGGAAGGAAATGATAGAAAATAAGAAGAAGCAAATTATAAATTTCATATCTAGGTGTTGTGTTGACCCTAGAACCAATCTACCTCATCCGCCTAAGAGGATAGAATTAGCCATGGAGGAAGTTGGGGTGCAAATAGATCCATTTAAGGATGCGGAGGAACAAAGCTTAAGTGTCATTAAAAGTTTGAGAAGTGTTCTACCACTGAAGATCGCTAATGTTACATTGAATGTTAAGGTAGGCGCTGAATATGCTGGCAAAGCTTATGGTGTTATTTCAAGTTTTGGTGTAATAAAACGTTCTGAGTGGCAGTCTGATGGCTCTTTAATTTGTGAAATTGAAATGCCTGCTGGACTTCAACCATCATTTATAGAAAAAATGAATAAACTTTGTAAGGGAAATGTGGAGATAAATGTGGTCCGCTAG
- the rrp4 gene encoding exosome complex RNA-binding protein Rrp4, with product MSEKTRSRNIVFPGDLVAEGSFKAGAYTYTEGNKIFSSVFGLCEIRNKVVNIIPLQGFYIPRVGDSVIGVVIDNSPTSWQVDINSPYIAVLQFSDALSKPVDVAREDIRKYLKSGDVIFAEVIAFDKLRNPLLSIKGRGLGKLEHGTLITFSPVKVPRLIGRRGSMINMIKKELNCKIIMGRNGRIWVSSTDPQVVNLVRKIISLVEEESHLPGLTDKVKSLIVKEREKIGG from the coding sequence ATGAGTGAAAAAACTAGATCTAGAAATATAGTTTTCCCTGGCGATCTTGTCGCTGAAGGATCCTTTAAGGCAGGCGCATACACGTATACTGAAGGTAATAAGATTTTCTCATCGGTATTTGGGCTCTGTGAAATTAGAAATAAAGTTGTGAACATAATTCCATTACAAGGATTCTACATTCCAAGGGTTGGCGATTCTGTTATAGGGGTTGTGATTGATAATTCACCTACAAGTTGGCAAGTGGACATAAATTCCCCATATATTGCAGTTCTGCAGTTTTCCGATGCACTCTCTAAACCTGTTGACGTTGCAAGAGAAGATATTAGAAAATACCTTAAGTCTGGTGACGTCATATTTGCTGAAGTTATAGCATTTGATAAACTTAGGAATCCTTTGTTATCAATAAAGGGGAGAGGTCTTGGTAAATTGGAGCATGGTACGCTTATAACATTTTCACCAGTTAAGGTGCCTAGACTTATTGGTAGGCGTGGGTCTATGATAAATATGATTAAGAAAGAGCTTAATTGTAAAATTATAATGGGTAGGAATGGTAGGATTTGGGTGTCCTCCACAGATCCTCAAGTAGTTAATCTAGTACGAAAGATAATTTCTCTTGTGGAAGAAGAATCGCATTTACCTGGTCTTACAGATAAAGTCAAGTCTTTGATTGTTAAAGAGCGTGAGAAAATTGGTGGATGA
- the rrp42 gene encoding exosome complex protein Rrp42, whose product MMASLPINKDLILGSLSKGVRSDGRKLDEYRPIKFEFNVISKANGSASVRIGDTYVLVGVKAEIGKPFPDTPDEGVLIVNSEFVPLASPQFEAGPPDENSIELARVIDRGLRHGGAVDFKDLCIIPNEKAWMLWVDIYVLDHGGDLFDATALASLAALMVTKIPVVTIESSQVVVHEERRPLKIVDYPVSVTINKIGNYLLLDPTLEELEFVEARLTMFTNSKGDICAVQKGLPGAFTYDEVLKSIELAKSKGQELRSILLESFNNWEKSMRGA is encoded by the coding sequence ATGATGGCTTCTTTACCAATAAATAAAGATTTAATCTTGGGTTCTCTATCTAAGGGGGTTAGAAGTGATGGTCGTAAGTTGGATGAGTATCGACCAATAAAGTTTGAGTTTAACGTTATAAGTAAAGCTAATGGTTCTGCTAGCGTAAGAATTGGAGACACATATGTTTTAGTGGGGGTAAAAGCTGAAATTGGTAAACCATTTCCAGACACCCCTGATGAAGGTGTTCTAATAGTGAATTCAGAATTTGTTCCACTTGCTTCCCCACAATTTGAAGCAGGGCCTCCTGATGAAAATTCCATAGAGTTGGCAAGGGTTATAGATAGGGGTTTAAGGCATGGAGGTGCCGTGGACTTTAAAGATCTATGCATAATACCAAATGAGAAGGCTTGGATGTTGTGGGTTGACATCTATGTTCTTGATCATGGCGGAGACCTTTTTGACGCCACAGCATTGGCTTCTCTAGCCGCTTTGATGGTTACAAAAATACCAGTAGTCACTATTGAAAGTTCACAGGTAGTTGTACATGAGGAGAGGAGGCCATTGAAAATAGTTGACTATCCCGTATCGGTGACGATAAATAAGATTGGAAATTACTTATTGTTAGATCCCACATTGGAGGAGCTTGAGTTTGTCGAGGCGAGGTTAACTATGTTCACCAATTCCAAGGGAGATATATGTGCAGTTCAGAAGGGACTTCCTGGAGCCTTCACATATGATGAGGTTTTGAAATCCATTGAGTTAGCGAAATCTAAAGGGCAGGAATTAAGGTCAATTTTATTAGAATCCTTTAACAATTGGGAGAAGAGTATGAGAGGTGCTTGA
- a CDS encoding FAD-dependent oxidoreductase, translating to MKRIAIVGFGTAGLRAALSAKSQDSSVSVTVVSEEPYLTYSRCGLPFVIGGQIESFEKLVVASRNMLLKLGVELMLGFRAVDAIGDTLYVEKVDGGESKQIKFDSLIVATGSRASLPPIRNLNVNNVFTLRGIDDGIKIVNALEKVRRFVVVGAGAIGLECAEAFLRRGIKVHVVELMPKVLPSILDDDMASILHESIVKHNVTLKLSGRVSEVLGSNTVEGVVVNDEVIDCNAILVSTGVKANVDFAKKIGLEIGSYAIKTNEFQETSKAGVYSAGDCAETKHLITLKPFAPYLGTVAYRQGNIAGTNAAGGSMRFNGALGSIVLKIFDYEVGATGLNVEQAEREGMKVIVGKAKWYTKAEYYPSHGDLTVKVVFDANNGRLIGGQIIGVSDVAQRINLLSALISMGATVDNIVNLDTCYSPPVADVIEPVVRASEIALKKFRR from the coding sequence TTGAAGAGGATTGCAATCGTTGGTTTTGGTACGGCTGGTCTTAGGGCTGCATTATCAGCTAAATCTCAAGATTCAAGTGTATCTGTAACCGTGGTTTCTGAAGAGCCATATTTGACGTATTCACGTTGTGGTCTACCTTTTGTTATCGGTGGTCAGATTGAGAGTTTCGAAAAACTGGTAGTTGCTTCTAGAAATATGCTTCTAAAATTAGGTGTAGAACTCATGTTAGGCTTTAGAGCCGTTGATGCTATAGGTGATACTCTATACGTTGAAAAGGTTGATGGAGGGGAGAGTAAACAAATAAAATTTGATTCATTAATAGTTGCAACTGGTTCACGGGCGTCTCTTCCTCCAATAAGAAACTTAAATGTAAACAATGTCTTCACATTAAGGGGCATTGATGATGGTATTAAGATTGTTAATGCACTTGAAAAGGTTAGACGTTTTGTGGTTGTGGGTGCTGGCGCCATTGGCCTGGAATGTGCTGAGGCATTTTTGAGGAGGGGGATCAAAGTTCATGTGGTCGAACTCATGCCAAAAGTTTTACCTAGCATTTTAGATGATGATATGGCTTCAATTCTTCATGAAAGTATAGTTAAACATAACGTTACTTTGAAGTTGAGTGGAAGGGTTAGTGAAGTTCTAGGTTCTAATACCGTTGAGGGTGTTGTCGTTAATGATGAGGTCATTGATTGCAATGCTATACTGGTTTCCACTGGGGTTAAGGCCAACGTGGATTTTGCTAAGAAGATTGGTTTAGAAATAGGTTCTTACGCTATTAAGACTAATGAATTTCAAGAAACATCTAAAGCTGGTGTGTATTCCGCTGGGGATTGTGCTGAAACGAAACATTTAATAACATTAAAACCCTTTGCACCATATCTTGGTACAGTAGCCTATAGGCAAGGAAACATTGCTGGGACTAATGCTGCTGGCGGCTCTATGAGATTTAATGGAGCCTTAGGTTCAATAGTGCTGAAGATTTTTGATTATGAAGTTGGCGCCACCGGATTAAATGTCGAGCAAGCTGAAAGGGAGGGGATGAAAGTTATTGTGGGTAAAGCTAAATGGTACACTAAAGCGGAATATTATCCTTCACATGGCGATTTAACTGTTAAAGTTGTTTTCGACGCTAATAATGGTAGATTGATTGGGGGTCAAATCATTGGTGTTAGCGATGTGGCTCAAAGGATAAACCTATTGTCAGCTTTAATTTCCATGGGAGCAACAGTTGACAATATCGTTAATTTGGACACATGTTATAGTCCGCCTGTTGCTGACGTTATTGAGCCTGTGGTCAGGGCGTCCGAAATAGCTTTAAAGAAGTTTAGAAGATAA
- the psmA gene encoding archaeal proteasome endopeptidase complex subunit alpha produces the protein MFTPPGMGYDRAITVFSPDGRLFQVEYAMEAVRRGFTALGIRCVEGVVLVAERRKILPLIDYSSLEKIFKIDDHIGITYAGFPFDARILIDYARQEAQLNRILYDEPIDVEVLTKRISDVMQIYTQRGGVRPFGVAFLVAGVDDNGPRLLMTEPSGAYALYFARAIGSGSQQVTEFLEKNYKFEISLNEALKMAVAAVKPVVEGPIDPDKIEIGVVSVKDRIFRKLSREEVASLISGI, from the coding sequence TTGTTCACACCGCCTGGAATGGGTTATGATAGGGCAATAACTGTATTCTCGCCTGATGGAAGATTGTTTCAAGTTGAATATGCCATGGAAGCTGTTAGGCGCGGGTTTACTGCATTAGGTATCAGATGTGTCGAGGGAGTTGTTCTAGTTGCTGAGAGGAGGAAGATCCTACCATTAATAGACTACTCCTCCCTTGAGAAAATATTTAAGATTGATGATCATATCGGCATAACTTATGCAGGCTTCCCATTTGATGCTAGAATACTAATAGACTATGCACGTCAAGAAGCTCAGTTAAATAGAATTTTATATGATGAACCTATAGATGTTGAAGTTTTAACTAAGAGGATTAGTGATGTGATGCAGATATATACTCAACGTGGCGGCGTAAGGCCGTTTGGAGTAGCCTTCCTAGTGGCTGGAGTTGATGATAATGGTCCAAGACTATTAATGACGGAACCTAGTGGGGCATATGCACTATACTTTGCTAGGGCAATAGGGTCTGGTAGCCAACAAGTCACCGAATTCCTTGAAAAGAATTATAAATTTGAAATATCCTTAAATGAAGCCCTTAAAATGGCAGTTGCAGCAGTGAAGCCGGTGGTTGAAGGTCCAATAGATCCAGATAAAATTGAAATAGGTGTTGTCTCAGTAAAGGATCGAATATTTAGGAAGCTGTCTAGAGAGGAAGTGGCTTCGTTAATTAGTGGAATTTAA
- a CDS encoding D-2-hydroxyacid dehydrogenase: MRILVADEISNEGIDALRKAGFELDLRFDITYDELKKIIPNYEGLIVRSRTKVDSEIIKAGFNLRFIGRAGVGLDNIDVKAAESRGITVLNTPEIAATSVSELVFGMLLSLVRKISVCDRLMKMGDWPKKFAMGFELKDKTIGIIGIGRIGREVAKKAKAFGMRVIYYDVFRLDSSVERELGVEYFELDDLLKNSDIVTLHVPLTPQTKYLINEDKFKLMKKGAILINTSRGAVIDNKALLKYLKNGHLYGACLDVFENEPPKESWEKELISLENVVVTPHIGSMTVEAQRMASILLANKIIEAFGKKSL, encoded by the coding sequence TTGAGGATCTTGGTTGCAGATGAGATTTCCAACGAAGGTATTGATGCTCTTAGGAAGGCTGGGTTTGAACTTGATTTGAGGTTTGATATAACATATGATGAGCTGAAGAAGATAATACCCAATTATGAAGGGTTAATCGTACGTAGTAGAACGAAAGTTGATAGTGAGATTATAAAGGCAGGCTTTAATCTACGCTTTATAGGTCGTGCCGGGGTAGGTTTAGATAATATTGATGTGAAAGCAGCTGAATCTAGGGGGATAACAGTCCTAAATACCCCTGAAATAGCTGCAACTTCAGTTTCAGAATTGGTTTTTGGGATGTTATTGTCATTGGTTAGAAAAATATCCGTATGTGATAGACTTATGAAGATGGGCGATTGGCCTAAAAAATTTGCAATGGGTTTTGAATTGAAGGATAAAACCATTGGGATAATTGGTATTGGTAGAATTGGCAGGGAAGTTGCGAAAAAGGCTAAAGCATTTGGAATGAGAGTTATATACTATGATGTATTTAGACTTGATTCTTCTGTTGAAAGAGAGTTGGGTGTTGAATATTTTGAGCTTGATGATTTATTGAAAAATTCAGACATAGTAACTTTACATGTACCCTTAACTCCCCAAACCAAATACTTAATAAATGAGGATAAGTTTAAGCTTATGAAGAAAGGAGCAATACTTATCAATACGTCAAGAGGGGCTGTGATCGATAATAAAGCTTTGCTGAAGTATCTTAAGAACGGGCATCTTTACGGTGCTTGTTTAGATGTATTTGAAAATGAGCCTCCAAAGGAATCTTGGGAGAAAGAATTGATATCGCTTGAAAATGTTGTTGTAACCCCCCACATAGGTTCAATGACGGTTGAAGCTCAAAGAATGGCATCGATCTTGCTTGCAAATAAAATAATTGAAGCTTTTGGGAAGAAAAGTTTATAA
- a CDS encoding radical SAM protein, which translates to MNLVEYNVVKKDWRNIPIKFALFYPNVYRVGMSCLAIHLLYELLNSRNDVLCERFFLDPNLPLTSIESKRYLKSFNIVGFSLQYELDYVNFIKALLESGIPPLSKDRGEGDPIICLGGPAITSNPEPLASFADVIFIGEVEDTLNKFLDAVIECEGRGRIELLENASKIPGIYVPSLNNRVKRVWVEDLDNAYHALKQIIPACSSNSPFHPVLGKSFLLEVSRGCGFGCRFCLEGYNYLPMRFRSFENILAIVNEGLKFTPTNNLIIIGSAAFVHPRFKDILEYLYKCGFKFSIPSLRLDFVDEDVLKLLKLGGQRTPVFAPETASQRLLKIINKRFEEGILFDVAKLVKSVGFNNVKLYFMIGLPGESIEDIELVVDSLRKIADVGFSHPKSIRVSFSFFVPKPNTPFQWFGMDSKQSLKRKVKLIKDALHGDRRFDIRFPNLRESIIQAFISRSGSNITPVLLFVAKNGGSLSSWHAAEKFFKLPIEDMVVNQLDFKYSFPWADVDIGYDKTLLANEYSKALSLIK; encoded by the coding sequence ATGAATCTAGTAGAATATAATGTAGTTAAAAAGGATTGGAGAAATATTCCAATAAAATTTGCTCTATTTTATCCAAACGTGTACAGAGTTGGCATGTCATGTTTAGCAATTCACCTATTGTACGAGCTTCTGAATTCCCGTAATGATGTGTTATGTGAGAGATTCTTCTTGGATCCAAACCTGCCTTTAACATCCATTGAATCGAAACGATACTTGAAATCATTTAACATCGTCGGTTTCTCATTACAATATGAGTTAGATTATGTGAATTTTATAAAAGCACTATTGGAATCCGGTATACCTCCGCTATCAAAGGATCGTGGTGAAGGCGACCCTATAATATGCCTAGGGGGTCCTGCCATTACGTCGAATCCTGAACCTTTAGCTAGTTTTGCGGATGTTATATTTATAGGTGAAGTTGAAGACACTTTAAATAAATTTTTAGATGCTGTTATTGAGTGTGAAGGTAGGGGGAGAATTGAACTACTTGAAAATGCGTCCAAGATTCCAGGAATATATGTGCCTTCATTGAATAATAGAGTTAAACGGGTTTGGGTTGAAGATTTAGATAATGCCTATCATGCATTGAAACAGATAATTCCAGCATGTTCATCTAACAGCCCATTTCACCCAGTTTTAGGGAAATCCTTTTTGCTTGAAGTTTCCCGAGGATGCGGGTTTGGTTGTAGATTCTGTCTTGAGGGTTACAATTATCTTCCCATGAGATTTAGATCTTTTGAAAATATACTTGCAATAGTGAATGAGGGGTTGAAGTTTACACCAACAAATAATCTGATAATAATTGGTTCAGCAGCATTTGTTCATCCTCGTTTCAAGGATATTCTAGAGTATCTATATAAGTGTGGGTTTAAATTCTCTATTCCATCTTTACGACTAGATTTTGTGGATGAAGATGTTCTTAAACTCTTAAAGCTTGGTGGACAGAGAACGCCAGTATTTGCCCCTGAAACGGCTTCTCAGAGGCTGCTTAAAATAATTAATAAGAGATTTGAGGAGGGGATATTATTTGATGTAGCTAAACTTGTTAAAAGCGTAGGATTCAATAATGTTAAGTTATACTTTATGATTGGATTGCCTGGTGAAAGCATTGAAGATATTGAATTGGTGGTCGATTCTCTGCGTAAAATCGCAGATGTTGGTTTCAGTCATCCGAAGAGTATACGGGTATCCTTCTCATTCTTTGTACCTAAACCGAATACTCCATTTCAATGGTTTGGAATGGATTCCAAGCAATCGCTCAAAAGGAAGGTTAAATTGATTAAGGATGCTTTACATGGAGATAGACGTTTTGATATAAGATTTCCAAATCTGAGAGAGAGTATCATACAAGCCTTTATTTCACGTTCTGGATCCAATATCACTCCTGTACTGCTCTTTGTCGCCAAAAATGGTGGTTCACTTTCTTCTTGGCATGCTGCGGAAAAGTTCTTTAAGTTACCCATAGAAGATATGGTTGTAAATCAATTGGATTTCAAATATAGTTTTCCATGGGCTGACGTTGATATTGGATATGACAAGACGCTGTTGGCGAATGAATATAGTAAAGCATTATCACTTATCAAATAA
- the rrp41 gene encoding exosome complex exonuclease Rrp41, translating into MSVKKRLIDENGLRVDGRRWNELRPLKIEVGVLSNVDGSARIIQGKTHILVGVYGPRESFAKHVSLPDKSVVRCRYRMAPFSVEERKSPAPSRREIELSKVIREALEPAILVEEFPRTTIDIFIEVLEADGGTRCASITAASVALADAGVPMRDLVAACAVGKADGKLVVDLSDMEDKYGEADVPVAVMPNKNIITLLQMDGTLTTDEFNTLLQLAMKSCKHIHEVQRNALKDGFGEIKNLVLEE; encoded by the coding sequence ATGAGTGTGAAAAAGAGACTTATTGATGAAAATGGATTGAGAGTTGATGGTAGGCGATGGAATGAGCTTAGACCATTAAAAATCGAGGTGGGCGTTCTTTCAAATGTTGATGGTTCTGCGCGTATAATTCAAGGTAAGACACACATATTGGTTGGAGTGTATGGTCCTAGAGAAAGCTTTGCCAAACACGTAAGTTTACCCGATAAGTCTGTTGTTAGATGCAGGTATAGGATGGCGCCCTTTTCTGTTGAGGAACGTAAATCCCCTGCACCTTCAAGGCGTGAGATAGAGTTATCTAAAGTTATTCGGGAAGCTTTAGAGCCTGCAATTCTAGTTGAGGAATTCCCAAGGACAACCATAGATATATTCATTGAAGTTTTAGAAGCTGATGGTGGCACTAGATGTGCAAGTATAACTGCTGCCTCCGTAGCCCTTGCTGATGCCGGTGTTCCCATGAGGGATTTAGTTGCTGCCTGTGCTGTCGGCAAAGCTGATGGTAAACTTGTTGTGGATCTATCCGATATGGAAGATAAGTATGGTGAAGCCGATGTCCCAGTTGCTGTAATGCCGAATAAGAATATCATCACATTGCTTCAAATGGATGGAACACTTACCACAGATGAGTTTAATACTTTACTACAACTTGCCATGAAAAGCTGTAAGCATATTCATGAAGTTCAGAGAAACGCTTTAAAGGATGGATTTGGAGAGATTAAAAACCTTGTATTGGAGGAGTGA
- a CDS encoding Rpp14/Pop5 family protein, producing MIVVKIRKNRYLIFRIICKDGRSIGFSDVLNAIFSSLSSLFGEVGSSKISFSLMKYCPELGIGILRCDHLSVSKVRAALALIRSVSGDDVIFSVIKISGTFKKAEKILNNLSKQLITGV from the coding sequence ATGATAGTGGTAAAAATAAGGAAAAATAGGTATCTTATTTTTAGAATTATATGCAAAGATGGGCGTTCAATAGGCTTTTCTGATGTTTTAAATGCAATATTCTCCTCACTTTCCTCATTATTTGGGGAAGTGGGTTCCAGTAAAATAAGCTTCAGTTTAATGAAATATTGCCCTGAACTTGGAATTGGGATTTTACGTTGTGATCATTTAAGTGTTTCAAAAGTTAGAGCTGCTTTAGCTCTTATAAGGAGTGTTTCTGGTGATGATGTCATTTTCAGTGTAATAAAGATTTCCGGAACTTTTAAGAAGGCTGAGAAAATCCTTAATAATCTGTCTAAACAATTGATTACTGGGGTATGA
- a CDS encoding DUF2095 domain-containing protein, with the protein MAMDWETFKKNFPNLAREIEGNTCSMRLGIENSPKSGKHYVPKFRGYNPNVIDFIRRCDTELQALEIVDYLERRNELPHEEAERIRVLLKEKGVRFFGSKKESGWYFKEDPHFSRR; encoded by the coding sequence ATGGCTATGGATTGGGAAACCTTTAAAAAGAATTTCCCAAATTTGGCTAGAGAAATTGAGGGAAATACATGTTCCATGAGATTAGGAATTGAAAATTCTCCCAAAAGTGGAAAGCATTATGTGCCGAAGTTTAGGGGCTACAATCCCAATGTAATCGATTTCATTAGAAGATGTGATACTGAGTTGCAAGCTCTTGAGATCGTAGATTATTTAGAGAGGCGTAATGAGTTGCCCCATGAAGAGGCTGAGAGGATTAGGGTTTTATTGAAGGAAAAGGGGGTTCGCTTTTTCGGATCTAAGAAGGAATCAGGTTGGTATTTTAAGGAAGACCCTCACTTTTCAAGGAGATAA
- a CDS encoding redox-regulated ATPase YchF, whose translation MLCGIVGKPNTGKSTFFAAATLVPVKIAPYPFTTIEPNIGIAYVRTKCVCKEFNVKDNPKNSLCINGNRFIPIQMMDVAGLVPDAWKGRGLGNRFLDELRKASVLIHVVDASGGTDEEGRIVPPGTHDPCRDVEFLEREIVMWIKQILTSDWQRIIKRREEGVEDILTERLSGLQISRRDVEKTLEKVDLNKKKLESWSDEDITKFCYEIRRENKPIIIAANKIDVPAAEDGFRKLKERYGDSNIIIPCSAEAELVLRRAAEKGFIRYLPGDEKFEIIDEGKMTSEQRKALKIIEEKVLVKWKGTGVQETINSAIFNVLKMIVVYPVEDANKLSDHHGNILPDALLIREGSTARELAYMIHQDLGDTFLYAIDVRTKHKIGENTPLKMNDIIKIVAAKARK comes from the coding sequence ATACTCTGCGGGATAGTAGGGAAACCGAACACGGGTAAATCAACATTCTTTGCAGCAGCAACATTAGTACCGGTGAAAATAGCCCCATACCCATTCACAACAATAGAGCCAAATATAGGAATAGCATATGTAAGGACAAAATGCGTATGCAAAGAGTTCAATGTGAAAGATAACCCAAAAAACTCCCTATGCATAAACGGAAACAGATTCATACCAATACAAATGATGGACGTTGCAGGCTTAGTGCCAGACGCATGGAAAGGTAGAGGGTTAGGGAATAGGTTTCTAGACGAATTAAGGAAGGCATCAGTATTAATACACGTGGTGGATGCATCAGGAGGAACAGATGAAGAAGGGAGGATTGTGCCTCCAGGAACACATGACCCATGTAGAGACGTAGAATTCCTAGAGAGGGAAATAGTAATGTGGATAAAGCAAATACTAACTTCAGATTGGCAAAGAATTATAAAGAGGAGGGAGGAGGGCGTAGAGGATATTCTAACGGAGAGGCTGAGTGGCCTTCAAATAAGCAGGAGAGATGTTGAAAAGACTTTAGAAAAGGTTGATTTAAACAAGAAGAAACTTGAATCATGGAGCGATGAAGACATTACGAAATTCTGTTATGAAATAAGGAGGGAAAATAAGCCAATCATAATAGCAGCAAACAAAATAGACGTCCCAGCAGCAGAAGATGGATTTAGAAAATTGAAGGAAAGATATGGAGACAGTAACATTATAATTCCATGCAGCGCCGAAGCGGAGCTAGTCCTCAGAAGAGCTGCTGAAAAGGGGTTTATTAGATATCTACCAGGAGATGAAAAATTCGAAATAATAGATGAAGGTAAAATGACCTCAGAGCAGAGGAAAGCACTAAAAATAATTGAGGAAAAAGTTTTAGTTAAATGGAAAGGTACAGGCGTTCAAGAAACAATAAATTCAGCTATATTCAATGTATTAAAAATGATAGTAGTCTATCCAGTAGAAGATGCAAATAAACTATCAGACCATCATGGAAACATATTGCCCGACGCCCTACTCATTAGAGAAGGGTCCACTGCAAGAGAACTTGCATACATGATACATCAAGATCTTGGAGACACATTCCTTTACGCCATAGACGTAAGAACAAAACATAAAATTGGGGAAAATACACCATTGAAAATGAATGACATAATAAAAATAGTTGCTGCAAAAGCTAGAAAGTGA
- a CDS encoding 50S ribosomal protein L37ae, which yields MGSKSKVGPAGRFGARYGASLRARVRNIETLMHAPHKCPRCQSRGKLKRLSVGIWMCKKCGYKFAGGAYVPSSAILR from the coding sequence ATGGGGTCTAAAAGTAAGGTGGGTCCTGCGGGAAGATTTGGCGCACGTTATGGAGCTTCACTTAGGGCGAGGGTAAGGAACATTGAAACCTTGATGCATGCCCCTCATAAATGCCCAAGATGCCAATCTAGGGGGAAATTGAAGCGTTTGAGTGTTGGTATATGGATGTGTAAAAAGTGTGGATATAAGTTTGCTGGAGGGGCTTATGTTCCCTCATCTGCCATATTGAGATGA
- a CDS encoding 50S ribosomal protein L15e yields the protein MLMYRHISLLWKEIRRGKLPELVRERLIQWRKGPSVVRIEKPTRLDRARALGYKAKQGFVVVRVRVKRGSMSKIRPDSGRRPKRMGVHGHTVRKSLQWIAEEKAARKYPNLEVLASYWVGEDGRYKWFEVILVDPNHPSIMNDPDINWICNPSQRRRVFRGLTPAGRRSRGLYVKGSRAVKNRPSRSSASKS from the coding sequence ATACTCATGTATAGACATATCTCGCTATTGTGGAAGGAGATTAGGAGGGGGAAGCTCCCAGAGCTCGTTAGAGAGAGACTTATACAGTGGCGTAAGGGGCCTTCCGTTGTTAGAATTGAAAAACCAACAAGACTAGATAGGGCTAGAGCGCTCGGATATAAAGCTAAACAGGGATTTGTGGTTGTTAGAGTTAGGGTGAAACGTGGAAGCATGAGCAAAATTAGACCCGATAGTGGAAGGCGCCCGAAAAGGATGGGTGTTCATGGACATACGGTCAGGAAGAGTTTGCAGTGGATTGCTGAGGAGAAGGCTGCTAGAAAATACCCGAATTTAGAAGTGCTTGCAAGTTATTGGGTTGGAGAGGATGGTAGATATAAGTGGTTTGAAGTTATACTTGTCGATCCCAATCATCCCAGCATTATGAACGATCCGGATATTAACTGGATTTGTAATCCAAGTCAGCGTAGGAGAGTTTTTAGAGGTTTGACTCCTGCCGGTAGAAGGTCTAGAGGACTGTATGTTAAGGGTTCTAGGGCTGTGAAAAATAGGCCAAGCAGATCTTCAGCATCTAAAAGTTGA